Within the Borrelia parkeri genome, the region TAGTTTAATTGTTAATAGTATAAAATATTATTATTACCTTCCTTCCATCCATAAGAAAAAACCGTTCTTTATTCCTTAATAACATGTTACAATTTCTTACACACACAATGAAAAATTCAATACTTATATCACTACACTTATTAATAATATATACCCATGCATGGAGTGAAAAATTTAATAATGAAAATATAAAACCACTACAAATAGGTATCATTCAACACAATTATATAAATTTAACTTCTTATAATCAACATTACAAATATTACGCTTTCATTGGAATAACCATAACTTACAATGAATGGATTGATTTCAATATCATCCCCATTCACTTTTATCCATACGATCCAACTTCATTCTCAAATGTCTATTTTACTCTATCTATTTCTCTTTATATATTGAAATATCAAATACACATATATTCTTTCATTATCAATATCTTAGTAGGTACTCAATTACCTATAGCCCTTAGAACTTCCATTATTACTGGTAATAATATCTCTGCTTTTCTTTTCCCTGTATTACCTTTTGTCTCTGTTAAACTTAACATTCCAATTAATAATTTATTCTCTATCCTCTCTACATTTTCTTCTTCTCTACGTGAGTATTTTTTAGTCGATATAGCTATTACCTTTCCTATCTAATCATAACAATACTGATTATTGTTAATAAGAATTTCCTTTATACAAAATTAAAAATATTCATTCTTCTACATTAAGTTTCTTAAACCCTTCTGGAATAAGCACAACATCAATACCTGAATTTAGTGATTTCTTAATCGCATGCCCCAAACTAAAATTATTTACAATTGCACCCATATCATATGCATCTGTCATGATAATACTAAAGATATTCAGATTATGTCTTATAATATCTACAATATCTTTTGACATACTACTTACATCTCCGGAAATCTTAGGAACAAGTACATGCCCAAGCATAATAAATTTTGCTTCCTTTCCAAAAAGAAATGGTATAAAATTATTTACCATTAAAAAATTTTTACTATAAGGTAATAAGGCTAAATCTTTATGGGTATCTACTTTTGTGCCTCCAAGTCCAGGAAAGTGTTTAACCACAGCAAACACACCTTCCCTTTGTATCCCATCAATAAATGCCTCTACCATAAGACCAATATTATAAGATGAATACCCAAAAGTTCTGCTACCTAAAGGGCTCTTTGGAGAAAATTTAGCATCTGCTACAGGTGCCATATTTACATTAATACCAAGTCGTCTAAGCTGTTTCCCAAGAATTTCACCAATCTTATATGCAAGCTGAGAATCTCCGGTCTTTCCAACAGATTCCATAGCAGGAAAATTATAAACTCCCAATTTTTTATTCTCACTAGCTCTACTAACTAGTCCTCCTTCTTCATCAACAGCAATCAATATGTCAGAACCAAGATGTCTCTTTATCTCTTCAATCAACTCTTTAGTTTGTTGTGCATCCTTAAAATTTTCTCTAAATAAAATAATTCCTACTGGATTTATCTCTCTTAGTTTATCAAGGTCTTCTTTACTTAGTGCTTGCACAGCACTAGGATTAGCAACATTCCTAATGCCAATAAAAAAACAACGTCCCCTCAAAATGTTATTAACATTAACTCTTCCTAAAAATTCATCAATATCTACAAGATCAAATTTATCATTTTCAAAATAATCATAATCTATATCAGGAATGGAGCCTAGTAAAACCAAACTAGACAACAAAAGACCAAATAACACAAATCTAAACATCCCACTTACCTTGCCTAAATACCAAATCATATTTATTCTTCAATGCATTATTAAGAGCATAATTTAAATATCTAGCAATATCAGAAATAGTACCCGAAATTTTATCATTCATGTAATTACTCATAATAAGCGTATTAACAAATAATTTTGCAGGAAGAAACCTATCTTCTCTATTGACCTCAAAAATTAATGGATTATCTAATATTCTTATAACTTCCCAAGTTATTTGCTCAATTGCAGTATATCTACCAATCTCTTTATCCTGTTCAATAATTCTCATAGGCATATCTGATATTATTTTATCCATATTTTCTATCAAATATTCTAAATTAAAAAGACCTGTAGCACAATTAAACAAAATCCTATCACCTCTACATTCAGCTTTAAGTACAGCTTCTTTAGAAATAACACTACCAATATCAACACATGTTAAATTATTATCATCATCCAAGACTAAAACCCCACCCTTTGTATCTAGTGGGGTTTTAATACTAAATTCAAAGCCAGAAGAACTATTAGTTATAGCCATTATGGCAAGAGTCTGTAAATTAACAGTAAAACCAATATTATCAACATTACCAATGTACACAAATTTTTTTCCAGAATTATAAAGTTTTAAATAAATATCTCTTAAAACTTTAAAATTTTGACCATGACCAGCGGGTAAAGCCAAAAAAGTTCTCTTGCCATTACTACAATAGCTAAAATATTCATATTGACCATCATCTAATTTATTATAACAATAAACCAAAGGCTGAATCGCTGTCAAAATATCTGCCCTTTGAAAACCACAAGAATTCAAATCTTTAATCAAATTATCATCAAAAATATTATCTAAAAATTTAGAAATCGGTTTATAAGTCTTAAAACTTGTCATCTGAAAAATCGAAGGCTTAACACTCTTACCATAAATCTCACAATATCTCTTAGAAAGCATTAAAAGATGTCGTATTTTTAATGCTAAAAATGAAAATCCATAACTACCATCCCTATTAACATATGCAGGTGTTATTCCCTTTGGCAAATGCCCAAAAAAACTCCTGGCTTCAAGTATTTTATCTTCATATAAAGAATACAATTCCTCATTAAAATCGTTATTTTTCAGTATATCAAAATAACTAGTCGCAGAACCCCCATTTAAAATACCAAACGAGAGATAAGGATAAAGAAATAACCCTAGTCTCTCCAAATCATCACCAGTAAAAACATAAAAATTACTTTCTGATGAAACCGAAAACTTTGTAAAATCATCAATATATTTTTTCAAATTATGTTCAACAAGTTCCTTTTTAAACTTGAATTTAACAGAATTATTAGCAAGACTTAAAATACTGCCATGACTCTCATCAGGAAAATTCTTAACAGATATGCTTAAAGTTTTAAGTTTATGCATATTAAGCATATCAAGCATTTTTTTAGAAAAATTTTCATCGATTACTTCATACATACCAAAACCTCATTTGAAGACAAGGTAAACAAAAATTAACATATTATAAGAAGCACCATCAATAATGCTTATTGTAATAGAATATGTTACTATAATCATAGTACTATAAATAAAGGCAAATATTAAATTAAAATATACTAATGAAGGGGAAAAGATGCTAAAAAAGTATATATTAAATATGACAAATCTAAGAGACGCTATTAATGAAATGATACTTTCTCCTTCAGGATTTAGAAAGATATTTGCAAAATCAAAAAATGAAAATTCAATAGAATATGAAATCAATGATGACGACAAAATATTGGTTGCTCTTATAACCCTTACAATATCAAATTATTTTAAAGATAAACCAAAAAAATATATCAATGTTGGATTAGATTCAAGAGCAACTGGAATTATAATCTCAGAGATTATAATTAAAACCTTAATTTTAAACAATAACAGTGTAAATTTTTTTGGAATACTCCCAATACCAGAAATCTTAGCTTATACAAAAGAACATCAAAATTCAAAAGGATTTATATACATTTCTGCCAGTCATAATCCTACAGGATATAATGGCATTAAAATTGGATTAAATGATGGAGGCGTGCTAAATTCAAATGAAATAAAGAAAATAATATGTCAGATCAGATCCAACATTGAAAATGAAACTTTAATAAACAATCTAATAACAAGCTTACAAAAGTTTAATACCAATGCTCTGCACTTAAAAACATATGAAGCAATTATCACCTCACAGGCTAGACATAAAACACAATCTTATAACTCATATAAGTCATTAATGCAGCAAATAATATATTCAGACACACATAATCAAAAAAATATTGACATACTAAAAAAAACTATCAAAAAAGAACCTATAGGAATCATAGGAGAGATGAATGGTAGTTCTCGCATTAACTCAATTGATAGGGAAATGATTGAATCTTTGGGAATAAAATTGGAATTTTATAACACAGAAATTGGTATCTTTAAGCATGGGATGACTCCTGAGGGGGCATCTTTAAACATGTGTAAACAAATATTAGAACAAAAATTTAAGAATGACAATTCTTTCAAGTTAGGATATGTCCCTGATTGTGATGGAGACAGAGGCAATTTGGTCGCAATTTTAAAAAAAGAACAAGCAAGTATCATTACACCACAAAAAATATTTGCACTCTCAGTACTCTCAGAGCTTAGCTACCTTTACCATACGGGAATTAAAGACAATTTAGCTGTCGTAGTTAATGATGCAACCTCACTAAACATTGAAAAAATAGCCTCGTTATTTAACAACACAAAAGTTTATAGAGTTGAGGTTGGTGAAGCTAACTTAACAGAAATGGCTGACCTTTTACGTAAAAAAGGATTAATAGTAAAAATTTTGGGAGAAGGATCAAATGGAGGAAATATTACATACCCTTCAAAAGTAAGAGACCCACTAACAACTCTCTTTAGCATCATAAAATTGCTTAAAATTAAAAATCTTTACAAAATATGGTGCTCAATATCTAAGAATTCATATAATGAACACTACACTCTTGAGGATATATTAAAGACAATCAATTTTTATAGCAATGTAGAAGTATCATCAGAAAAAGCCATGCTTAAAATAAAAGTAGAAAATCAAGAAATACTAAAAACCAACTACGAAAAATTATTAGAAAAAGAATTCAACAATAATAATACCGTATTACACAAATTACCAATACATAATTATGAAATTATAAATTATGAGGGTATCAAGCAAAACATCTCTAGAACAGGTGACTCATCAGGGGGGCTTAAAGTTTTATTTAAAAATAATAAACATGAAATAATTGCTAGTTTATGGTTCCGTGGTTCAAAAACAGAACCAATATTTAGAGTATTAAGTGAGGTCATATCTGAACATAATGATTTACTATATCCTCTCTTAGATTTTCATACAGATTTAATACACTCGGCTAACTCTTTAATCTAATTAACATATATAAATGATGACACAAAACTTAAAACAACTTGATTTATTATAGTTAATGATGTGGTACAACCTACGTACTTAGATTATTTTTTAAAATTTTCTCTACATTTTTCCTCACTCCATGCCACGTCTTTGATATCCCCATTAAATTTTTAGCATTTTTTATAACTTCTACTGCAACTTTTCTAGTTTTACTTGTACCTTCAAATATTATTTCATCAATATAACCTTTTTTAGCTTCAAAAAATTTTCTTCTCTCTCTAATTGGTATTAAAAATTGATTTAAAACCTCAAAAAGCCTCTCTTTAACTTCAACATCTCCAATTGTACCCTTCCTATACCTAGTTTTAAACTCACAAAGCTCATCAACATTACTATTAAAAAGGTCATGATAAATAAAAACAGGGTTACCATCAACTTCTCCTGGTATATCTGCTCTCACCCTTTTCGGATCTGTAAACATAGACATAACTTTCTTACGCAATGATTTTTCATCATCACTTAAAAATATCGCATTACCAAGACTTTTACTCATCTTAGCCTTGCCATAAATTCCCACAAGAGTCTGAGAATCTGTAAAGACAGCTTCAGGAATTGGAAAAAAATCTCCATAAAGATAATTAAATTTCCTAGCAAGTTCTCTTGTAAGTTCAACATGAGCCTCATTATCACGTCCAACTGGAACTAAATTAGCCTTTGTCATCAAAATATCCGCACTCATAAGAACAGGATAACCCAAAAGTCCATAAGGAACCTCAGATAGTTCAGCAGCAGCACTCATATCCTTTATACTAGGAATCCTTTGCAAACGATTAACCATCACAATCATTGACAATATTAAATTTAATTCTAAAAGCTCAGGTATAGCTGATTGCAAATAGATATTAACTTTTTCAGGATTAATCCCACAAGCCAAATAATCCAAAACCATTTCTCTAACATTAACAGATATTTCATTAATGCTTTTTAAATCTGGTTTTGTAGTAAGAGTATGCAAATCTGCTATAATAATATAAGTCTCATATTCCTCCTGATACTTTAATCTATTAACAATAGACCCGATATAATGCCCTAAATGAAGAGAACCTGTAGGTCTATCTCCTGTAAGCATAACTTTTCTATGCAAACTTAACGCTCCTTATTATTATCAACACTTAAGATCTTTGAACCACTTAAAAACACAGAAAAAGGTTTTAAACACGCTATATTATCTACTATTACTTTTATAATTACTGTAAAAGGATAGGCTATTAAAAGTCCCACAATGCCCCAAAGCCATCCCCAAAAGAAAAGAAAACAAAGCAGCAAAAAAGGAGAAAGATCAAGTCTATGTCCTTGCATCTTAGGCTCAAGAATATTCCCAATCAACATTTGAACAAATGTATTATATATAAATATATAAAAAACTAAATTTAAATTAGGATAAAACTGTACTAAAGCAGCTATCATAATAAAAAAAACTGCCAAAATTGAACCTATACTTGGAATAAAATTAAAAACAAATGTAAGCACGGCCCATACACGAGGAAAATCTTGTCCAAACAACTTTAAACCTATAAACACTAAAAACCCTGTAAGAAAACTAACAAAGAGCTTTATTCCCAGATACTTACTAATTTGACTATTTATTGTACTTAAAGCCTCAATAAATATACTCGAAACAGATTGTTTAAAAGCATTTTTAACTTTTATATCAAAAATGTGTATTTCTGATAGTAAAAAATACAACAATAAAAATAACACAACCAAACTGCTTGCAAATCCAATAATCTCATTAGATATCCGAGTTAAAAAAGGATAAATATATTTAGAAAAATCTATATTGCTAATAATAGAACTATCTAACTTATATTTTTCAAGAATATCTACCATAATAAAAATTAACTGCTTCTGATAATAAGGTAATTGATCAATTAAGACAGTAACACTATAATAAACAAAACTAAAAACCAAATAAGAAAATAAAAAAAGAACAAAAAAAATTATAAAAACTATTAAAACTCTTGGAATCTTTAGTTTTTTAAGAAAAGTATAAATGGGATATACCAAAAACCCAAGAACCACTGCAATAGCTAAAGGTTTAAATATTGTTTGTGCTATTTTTAAAATAGCAATTAACATTACAATCAAAGCTACAACATAAAACACAGACTGTAATTTAACAAACTTTAATCTATCAGTTGGTTTTAGCTCTAAAGACATCTCACTTCTCCTTCAATATATCTTAATAATTATGAAAAATACTTAAAAACAGAGTCAAGACTCACTCACGAACATTTGTCAAAATTTAAAATCAATTCATATATTTAAATGAATCTTTTCCATTATCCAATTATATAACTTAGTTCCCTTACTATAATTAGCTTCCGCTAAATCCCCTACTCTTTTCTCTTTAACCAGCCTCTTAGCATTTTCATCATTTCCATGATAAACCGTCAATGTATTTTTATAATGATTTAAACTGTTATTCAAAATTTCAAAGGCTGGAATATCATTAAAACCATCTGCAATATAAAACATATTTTCAAAAGGAATCTCTCTTCTACCTTTAGGAATCCTCTTATTAATTTTATCATAAGATCCCTTATTTAGCTCAAAAATTACCCGGGTTTTTATTGTATGATCTACAAAATAACATACGCTACTTAAAACAACATTTCCTGAAAACTTATTATCTAAATTCTGATAAAAAGGCATAAGGTATGTGTCTATAAATTCACAAGCCCAAACCTTAGTAACATATGGAGCAATACTACTGCCCAAAATCATCTGCCTAAAACCACTTGAAACAATATAAATATTTATCACAGTATCTGATTTCTTTAAACTTCGATTTATTTCATCGATTTCTTTAAACAAAGAAAGAACTCCTTCAAAAAATCTCAATTTTGAGCCCAATTCAAATAATATTTTATTATTTAAGCCTTTAAAAATACCTTCCTTGACATATGTTAAAAAATGTGACAAATATATCATTTCATTAGCAATGATATTAAAATGATTTTTGTTATAAGTAATAGATAATTTTTTAACTTCATCCCAAAATAAACTAGCATCAACATTATACTCATCAAAAAGTACCTGTTGCATATTACCATAAATTAAAGTGTCATCAAAATCAAATATCAAAGCTATAATCTTTTCTTTTTTACCCATAAACAAAAAATAAATTTAAATTAACATTAACTTGTATTACAATATATATAACTATAAATATATTGAATAAAAATGATTATGATAGATATAAATAGTATAAATCAAATAAAAGATATTTTCTCTAAAGTATTAGATGTAACTTTAATCAGCATTTTAGTTTATTATATCTATAAAAATGTCATTAATTCTTATTCTGTAAATTTACTAAAAGGAATGATCATCATTACATCCATTGGTATCGTGTCTTATTATTTCAACTTATACACAATAAATTGGCTATTAAATTACATAGCAAACATATTGCCAATTGCAATGCTTATACTATTTCATCAAGAAATAAAAAAAATAATTATGCAAATTGGAAATTTTAATTTATCTTTTAAACTTGCAAACAACAAAGAAGAAACTACCAAAACTATTATTGAGATAATAAAAACAGTTAAGCATTTATCAGAAAATAAATCTGGTAGCTTAATCTGCATAGAAAAAAAAATACAATTAGATCAAATAATAAATAAAGGCATAAAATTAGATTCCATTGTATCTAATGAAATACTAATATCAATTTTTGATTATGAAACACCTTTACATGATGGAGCAGTCATAATTAGCAATAATAAAATAGTTTATGCTGGTTCTTTTCTACCACTATCTAATGTCGAATCTATCAGCAAAACCTTTGGAACAAGACACAGAGCAGGGCTTGGAATTTCTGAAAATTCAGATGCAATAACAATAATAACATCTGAAGAAACTGGTTCTATTTCTCTCACACAAAATGGAAAATTAGAATATAATTTAAGCTTAAATGAAATCAAAAAAAAATTAAATCTTGCATTAATAGAATGAATAATGATTATAACTAAAAAATTTATGAATATAATAAAATTATTATTTGAAGATTGGCAAAATAAAGCTATTTCTATCCTAATAGCCATTATTATGTTCACGACATCTTACTTTAATAGTATAGAATCAATCACAATAGAAAAAAAATTTAATATTTTATTAGAAGATGAAGTTACATTAGGCAAAATACCTGATTTTAATAAAATGTTACTTACAGTCAAAATCAATAAAAAAGACTTAAAATATTTAGACCTTGACCGAATAACCTTATTAGTTGAAGCTAATAACATCAAAGAAGCCGGGGAATATGAACTGCCAATAAAGATCAAAAACTTTAATTCCATACCTATTGTTGAATATAAGCTTTCAAAAAATAAAATTATACTAAACCTTGATAAAAAAATCTCAAAATTAGTCAAAGTTGAACCCAAATTTAAATTACTTGAAAAAGAGGGTAAAGGAGAATATTTCATTGCCAAATATAATATAGTACCCGAAAAATTAAAAATACATGGTCCTGAAAAAGTAATCAAGACAATAAACTCAATCAAAACCAAAATAAAAGAATTCGATATAAATACTGTATTTATTTCAGAACATTTGGAAGTAATTTCTCCAAACCCACTAATAACGCTTGACAAAAATCACGTAATAGTCAACATTACACTAGGTAAAAAATACATACATACAACAATAAAAAACCCCAATTTAATTTTCAATAACCTAAAAAATGGACTGGAAATAAAAAATAAAGAAAAAATCTTAGACCCAGAAAATGAGATGTTTATTAAGATAAGAAGCGGACTCTCAGAAAAGATAATTAAAATGCATATAGCTAACAAAAATATTAATCTCAATCTTGATTTAAGTCAAATTGCAACTCCTGGAATTTATAATATTAACACAGATATAATACTTAAAAATAATACTCATGGCATAGAAGTGTATGAATATGAACCCAAAACAATAAAGATTGAAGTAATCTCAACAGAGCAATAAAATGACGAAATCAATAGGATGTGATATAATAAAAGTTACAAGATTTAATAGTTTTTTACAAAATAGAAAAAAATTAGAAAGATTTTTTACACAAAGAGAAATTGAAAATTCAGAAATGAAAGGAAAAGGGGTTTTAGAAAGTCTAGCTGGCAAGTTTTCAGCAAAAGAATCATTAATCAAAGCGCTAAGCCCACTAATAAATATCAAAATAAAATATTCACTTAAAGATATTGAAATTATAAGCTTACCAAAAGGTAACATAATATTCCAATTACACAATGATATTAAAACTTTGATTAACCAAATGAATCTAAAATTATACTTGACAATTTCACATGAAAGGGAGTATGCTATTGCGTTTGTAATAGTAGAGAATTAATTTATGAAAAAAATATCATATTTTACAAAATACGAAATTGAATGTCCTTTATGCAAACACAAATTTAGGAAAGAAGAACTATTAACAGGAAGTAGCAGATTAATAGCTGGAGAGTTAAAAGTTGATTTAAAGAGAGAGTATATAAAAAATGAAAAATATGGCAATATTTATCCCAGGATATATTCAATAACAGTATGTCCCAATTGTTATCTGGCTGCTTTCCCAAATGAGTTCAATGCAATAACACTTATCAACAATAAAATAAAACAAATTCTAATCATCCGTACTGATGAACGCAAAGAAATAAAATCAATTTTTGAAGACAACCTAAACTTTAATGAACCAAGAAGACTTCAAGAAGGAGCTGCTAGTTATATACTTGCCATAATGTGTTATGAACATCTGGATAAAACTCATAATCCAACTTTCAATCAAGCAAAATGTGCAATAAGATCGGCCTGGATCTTTGAAGATCTAGACAAAGAATATCCAAATCAAAACTATAACTATTTGCAAAAAATATTTTATCATAAAGCAGCATATCTTTATAAATTAACAATCGAAAAAGAGCAAAATAATTCAGAACCAATTAACGCTGAAATAGTATTTGGTCCTGATACAGATAAAAATTATGGATATGACAGTGTTCTATACCTCTCAAGTTTACTAGAATATTTTTATGGTAATAAAGAAGATAAACAATACAGATACAATCAATTAGTTGACATAAAAACTCTACTATCTAAAATAACCGGAATGGGAAAATCATCAAAAGAAAAACCTTCAATACTTTTAGATAAAATAAAAGAAGTTTATTTTAAAATTTCAAACGAAATAAAAACTTTTAAATAAATGAAAAAAGTACTTGCAGAAATAACATATGACGGTTCGCTATATTATGGATTTCAAATCCAACCAAAAAAACCAACAATTCAAGGAGAAATTGAAAAAGTATTAGAGAAAATAAGTAAAACAAAGATTAAAATTCATTCAGCAGGCAGAACAGATAAAGGAGTGCATGCAAGAGGACAAATAATATCTTTTTATATAAAAATAAATATTAA harbors:
- a CDS encoding glycoside hydrolase family 3 N-terminal domain-containing protein; the protein is MIWYLGKVSGMFRFVLFGLLLSSLVLLGSIPDIDYDYFENDKFDLVDIDEFLGRVNVNNILRGRCFFIGIRNVANPSAVQALSKEDLDKLREINPVGIILFRENFKDAQQTKELIEEIKRHLGSDILIAVDEEGGLVSRASENKKLGVYNFPAMESVGKTGDSQLAYKIGEILGKQLRRLGINVNMAPVADAKFSPKSPLGSRTFGYSSYNIGLMVEAFIDGIQREGVFAVVKHFPGLGGTKVDTHKDLALLPYSKNFLMVNNFIPFLFGKEAKFIMLGHVLVPKISGDVSSMSKDIVDIIRHNLNIFSIIMTDAYDMGAIVNNFSLGHAIKKSLNSGIDVVLIPEGFKKLNVEE
- a CDS encoding UTP--glucose-1-phosphate uridylyltransferase, translated to MYEVIDENFSKKMLDMLNMHKLKTLSISVKNFPDESHGSILSLANNSVKFKFKKELVEHNLKKYIDDFTKFSVSSESNFYVFTGDDLERLGLFLYPYLSFGILNGGSATSYFDILKNNDFNEELYSLYEDKILEARSFFGHLPKGITPAYVNRDGSYGFSFLALKIRHLLMLSKRYCEIYGKSVKPSIFQMTSFKTYKPISKFLDNIFDDNLIKDLNSCGFQRADILTAIQPLVYCYNKLDDGQYEYFSYCSNGKRTFLALPAGHGQNFKVLRDIYLKLYNSGKKFVYIGNVDNIGFTVNLQTLAIMAITNSSSGFEFSIKTPLDTKGGVLVLDDDNNLTCVDIGSVISKEAVLKAECRGDRILFNCATGLFNLEYLIENMDKIISDMPMRIIEQDKEIGRYTAIEQITWEVIRILDNPLIFEVNREDRFLPAKLFVNTLIMSNYMNDKISGTISDIARYLNYALNNALKNKYDLVFRQGKWDV
- a CDS encoding phosphoglucomutase — encoded protein: MLKKYILNMTNLRDAINEMILSPSGFRKIFAKSKNENSIEYEINDDDKILVALITLTISNYFKDKPKKYINVGLDSRATGIIISEIIIKTLILNNNSVNFFGILPIPEILAYTKEHQNSKGFIYISASHNPTGYNGIKIGLNDGGVLNSNEIKKIICQIRSNIENETLINNLITSLQKFNTNALHLKTYEAIITSQARHKTQSYNSYKSLMQQIIYSDTHNQKNIDILKKTIKKEPIGIIGEMNGSSRINSIDREMIESLGIKLEFYNTEIGIFKHGMTPEGASLNMCKQILEQKFKNDNSFKLGYVPDCDGDRGNLVAILKKEQASIITPQKIFALSVLSELSYLYHTGIKDNLAVVVNDATSLNIEKIASLFNNTKVYRVEVGEANLTEMADLLRKKGLIVKILGEGSNGGNITYPSKVRDPLTTLFSIIKLLKIKNLYKIWCSISKNSYNEHYTLEDILKTINFYSNVEVSSEKAMLKIKVENQEILKTNYEKLLEKEFNNNNTVLHKLPIHNYEIINYEGIKQNISRTGDSSGGLKVLFKNNKHEIIASLWFRGSKTEPIFRVLSEVISEHNDLLYPLLDFHTDLIHSANSLI
- the trpS gene encoding tryptophan--tRNA ligase, which translates into the protein MHRKVMLTGDRPTGSLHLGHYIGSIVNRLKYQEEYETYIIIADLHTLTTKPDLKSINEISVNVREMVLDYLACGINPEKVNIYLQSAIPELLELNLILSMIVMVNRLQRIPSIKDMSAAAELSEVPYGLLGYPVLMSADILMTKANLVPVGRDNEAHVELTRELARKFNYLYGDFFPIPEAVFTDSQTLVGIYGKAKMSKSLGNAIFLSDDEKSLRKKVMSMFTDPKRVRADIPGEVDGNPVFIYHDLFNSNVDELCEFKTRYRKGTIGDVEVKERLFEVLNQFLIPIRERRKFFEAKKGYIDEIIFEGTSKTRKVAVEVIKNAKNLMGISKTWHGVRKNVEKILKNNLST
- a CDS encoding AI-2E family transporter, which gives rise to MSLELKPTDRLKFVKLQSVFYVVALIVMLIAILKIAQTIFKPLAIAVVLGFLVYPIYTFLKKLKIPRVLIVFIIFFVLFLFSYLVFSFVYYSVTVLIDQLPYYQKQLIFIMVDILEKYKLDSSIISNIDFSKYIYPFLTRISNEIIGFASSLVVLFLLLYFLLSEIHIFDIKVKNAFKQSVSSIFIEALSTINSQISKYLGIKLFVSFLTGFLVFIGLKLFGQDFPRVWAVLTFVFNFIPSIGSILAVFFIMIAALVQFYPNLNLVFYIFIYNTFVQMLIGNILEPKMQGHRLDLSPFLLLCFLFFWGWLWGIVGLLIAYPFTVIIKVIVDNIACLKPFSVFLSGSKILSVDNNKER
- a CDS encoding HAD family hydrolase: MGKKEKIIALIFDFDDTLIYGNMQQVLFDEYNVDASLFWDEVKKLSITYNKNHFNIIANEMIYLSHFLTYVKEGIFKGLNNKILFELGSKLRFFEGVLSLFKEIDEINRSLKKSDTVINIYIVSSGFRQMILGSSIAPYVTKVWACEFIDTYLMPFYQNLDNKFSGNVVLSSVCYFVDHTIKTRVIFELNKGSYDKINKRIPKGRREIPFENMFYIADGFNDIPAFEILNNSLNHYKNTLTVYHGNDENAKRLVKEKRVGDLAEANYSKGTKLYNWIMEKIHLNI
- the cdaA gene encoding diadenylate cyclase CdaA; translation: MIDINSINQIKDIFSKVLDVTLISILVYYIYKNVINSYSVNLLKGMIIITSIGIVSYYFNLYTINWLLNYIANILPIAMLILFHQEIKKIIMQIGNFNLSFKLANNKEETTKTIIEIIKTVKHLSENKSGSLICIEKKIQLDQIINKGIKLDSIVSNEILISIFDYETPLHDGAVIISNNKIVYAGSFLPLSNVESISKTFGTRHRAGLGISENSDAITIITSEETGSISLTQNGKLEYNLSLNEIKKKLNLALIE
- a CDS encoding CdaR family protein, with protein sequence MIITKKFMNIIKLLFEDWQNKAISILIAIIMFTTSYFNSIESITIEKKFNILLEDEVTLGKIPDFNKMLLTVKINKKDLKYLDLDRITLLVEANNIKEAGEYELPIKIKNFNSIPIVEYKLSKNKIILNLDKKISKLVKVEPKFKLLEKEGKGEYFIAKYNIVPEKLKIHGPEKVIKTINSIKTKIKEFDINTVFISEHLEVISPNPLITLDKNHVIVNITLGKKYIHTTIKNPNLIFNNLKNGLEIKNKEKILDPENEMFIKIRSGLSEKIIKMHIANKNINLNLDLSQIATPGIYNINTDIILKNNTHGIEVYEYEPKTIKIEVISTEQ
- the acpS gene encoding holo-ACP synthase, producing the protein MTKSIGCDIIKVTRFNSFLQNRKKLERFFTQREIENSEMKGKGVLESLAGKFSAKESLIKALSPLINIKIKYSLKDIEIISLPKGNIIFQLHNDIKTLINQMNLKLYLTISHEREYAIAFVIVEN
- a CDS encoding DUF2225 domain-containing protein; translated protein: MKKISYFTKYEIECPLCKHKFRKEELLTGSSRLIAGELKVDLKREYIKNEKYGNIYPRIYSITVCPNCYLAAFPNEFNAITLINNKIKQILIIRTDERKEIKSIFEDNLNFNEPRRLQEGAASYILAIMCYEHLDKTHNPTFNQAKCAIRSAWIFEDLDKEYPNQNYNYLQKIFYHKAAYLYKLTIEKEQNNSEPINAEIVFGPDTDKNYGYDSVLYLSSLLEYFYGNKEDKQYRYNQLVDIKTLLSKITGMGKSSKEKPSILLDKIKEVYFKISNEIKTFK